The following are from one region of the Aspergillus chevalieri M1 DNA, chromosome 1, nearly complete sequence genome:
- a CDS encoding alpha/beta hydrolase (COG:S;~EggNog:ENOG410PGEP;~InterPro:IPR000073,IPR029058;~MEROPS:MER0031619;~PFAM:PF12697;~TransMembrane:1 (o20-39i)) → MPWYSQTADFLSDSFANNRAQIPLLAATGAASFTIGFLLRSIGSDSHAEGKILPSPRTTVLPGLSDGEIRALPLPADVLPGARDVSTPYGSIRVYEWGPENGPKVLFVHGITTPCIALGGVAHALADRGCRVMLFDLFGRGYSDCPSDLPQDDRLFSTQISLALNSSPISWTGTGSGKFCLVGYSLGGGIAASFASFFPQLLSSLVLLAPSGLIRDSQISFQSRLLYSRGLVPEKVLGFLVGRRLRAGPLVTPKPKSNEKIDAGAALTEELPSTGAAGTQILSRAYPHVAVPTAVYWQVNNHAGFVHAFMSSMRFGPILRQRQWDTWARLGQFLTAQRSRSPQEQSEHGLTGDKVQILCGIEDSIIVKEELAPDATDALEGNVEFKYFNAGHEFPSTQYDELAQHIWDLLN, encoded by the exons ATGCCCTGGTACAGCCAAACAGCCGATTTCCTGTCCGATTCCTTTGCGAATAATCGAGCCCAGATCCCCCTCCTGGCCGCAACTGGTGCAGCATCGTTTACTATAggctttcttcttcgctcGATTGGCTCAGACTCACACGCTGAAGGAAAGATCCTTCCCTCCCCGCGGACAACTGTTTTGCCCGGTCTTTCAGATGGTGAGATTCGTGCTCTTCCGTTGCCGGCCGATGTGCTTCCTGGGGCCCGTGATGTGTCGACCCCATATGGTTCAATCAGGGTCTACGAATGGGGCCCTGAAAATGGACCAAAAGTGCTTTTTGTCCATGGCATTACTACTCCATGTATCGCATTGGGTGGTGTAGCACACGCTCTAGCCGACCGGGGTTGTCGTGTCATGTTGTTTGATCT GTTTGGGCGAGGTTATTCCGATTGTCCGTCAGACCTTCCTCAGGATGACCGACTATTCTCGACGCAGATCTCTCTTGCATTGAACTCTTCCCCGATTTCATGGACCGGTACCGGGTCTGGTAAATTCTGCCTCGTTGGCTATTCTCTTGGAGGCGGTATCGCTGCATCCTTTGCGTCGTTCTTCCCTCAACTTCTTTCGTCCTTGGTATTACTGGCTCCCTCTGGTTTAATCAGAGACTCTCAGATCAGTTTCCAGTCACGTCTCTTGTACTCCCGTGGACTGGTACCTGAGAAGGTTCTGGGTTTCCTTGTCGGCCGTCGGCTTCGCGCAGGTCCATTGGTTACCCCGAAGCCCAAGAGTAATGAGAAGATTGATGCTGGTGCCGCACTCACGGAAGAACTTCCCTCGACAGGCGCTGCTGGTACTCAAATACTTTCCCGAGCATACCCCCATGTTGCTGTTCCCACGGCCGTCTATTGGCAAGTTAATAACCATGCTGGCTTCGTTCATGCCTTCATGTCTAGCATGCGGTTTGGACCAATTCTACGTCAGCGACAATGGGATACATGGGCACGCTTGGGCCAGTTTCTAACAGCGCAGCGGAGTCGCTCCCCCCAAGAACAAAGCGAGCACGGCCTTACGGGCGACAAGGTGCAGATTCTATGCGGCATTGAGGATTCAATTATTGTTAAGGAGGAGCTTGCACCGGATGCAACCGATGCTCTCG
- a CDS encoding glycoside hydrolase family 7 protein (CAZy:GH7;~COG:G;~EggNog:ENOG410PHJ4;~InterPro:IPR037019,IPR001722,IPR013320;~PFAM:PF00840;~SECRETED:SignalP(1-17);~go_function: GO:0004553 - hydrolase activity, hydrolyzing O-glycosyl compounds [Evidence IEA];~go_process: GO:0005975 - carbohydrate metabolic process [Evidence IEA]), whose translation MYNRALLFSALLAVASAQQAGTQKEENHPSLNWKKCTADGCTEQKGSVVLDANWRWVHSTDGYDNCYTGNSWDERLCPDDETCAQNCAVDGADYEGTYGISSDGDALTLTFVQDSNVGSRLYLMEDDSTYQMFNLTNSEFTFDVDVSQLPCGLNGALYFSAMDADGGLAKYDGNKAGAKYGTGYCDSQCPRDLKFINGQGNVEGWEAQENDKNAGTGNHGSCCPELDIWEANKISTAVTPHPCSNLEQTMCNGDNCGGTYSSQRYGGNCDPDGCDFNPFRMGNESYFGPNKIVDTTKKMTVVTQFITDDGTDSGSLSEIKRFYVQDGKVIANAASNVDGVTGNSITSDFCTAQKKAFGDDNVFAQQGGLSKMGDAMANGMVLVLSLWDDHYANALWLDSSYPTNATESDPGVKRGTCATDSGAPSDVEKSAADATVTFSGIKFGVINSTFSASS comes from the exons ATGTATAACCGTGCACTCCTTTTCTCTGCCCTTTTGGCAGTTGCCAGCGCCCAGCAGGCTGGGACGCAGAAGGAAGAGAACCACCCTTCCCTAAACTGGAAGAAGTGTACGGCAGATGGCTGTACGGAGCAGAAGGGCTCCGTGGTCCTTGACGCCAACTGGCGCTGGGTCCACTCGACTGATGGTTACGACAACTGTTACACTGGCAACTCG TGGGACGAGAGACTTTGCCCTGACGACGAGACTTGCGCTCAAAACTGCGCTGTTGATGGAGCTGACTACGAGGGCACCTACGGTATCAGTTCCGACGGCGATGCCCTGACGTTGACCTTCGTCCAAGACTCCAACGTCGGATCGCGCCTGTACCTGATGGAAGATGACAGTACCTACCAGATGTTCAACTTAACCAACTCCGAGTTCACCTTCGACGTCGACGTCTCTCAGCTGCCTTGTGGTCTGAATGGTGCCCTGTACTTTAGCGCCATGGATGCAGACGGTGGTCTCGCCAAGTACGATGGCAACAAGGCTGGTGCCAAGTATGGTACCGGCTACTGTGATTCGCAGTGCCCACGGGATCTGAAGTTCATCAATGGCCAA GGCAACGTCGAAGGTTGGGAGGCCCAAGAAAATGACAAGAACGCTGGCACTGGTAACCACGGTTCCTGCTGCCCCGAATTGGACATCTGGGAGGCCAACAAGATTTCCACTGCTGTCACGCCTCACCCCTGCAGCAATCTCGAACAAACCATGTGCAATGGTGATAACTGCGGCGGAACCTACTCTAGCCAGCGCTATGGAGGAAACTGTGATCCTGACGGCTGTGACTTCAACCCCTTCCGTATGGGCAACGAGTCGTACTTTGGCCCGAACAAGATCGTCGACACCACCAAGAAGATGACGGTGGTGACCCAGTTCATCACCGACGATGGCACCGACTCCGGCTCCCTTTCAGAGATCAAGCGTTTCTATGTGCAGGATGGCAAGGTCATTGCCAATGCTGCCTCCAACGTCGACGGTGTCACGGGCAACTCCATCACCTCCGATTTCTGCACGGCCCAGAAGAAGGCTTTCGGTGACGACAATGTCTTCGCGCAGCAGGGCGGTCTCTCCAAGATGGGTGACGCCATGGCCAACGGCATGGTCCTTGTCCTGAGTCTGTGGGATGACCACTATGCCAACGCGCTCTGGCTCGACAGCTCCTACCCGACCAATGCTACTGAGAGCGACCCCGGTGTCAAGCGTGGAACTTGCGCTACGGACTCCGGCGCTCCCAGCGATGTTGAGAAGAGTGCCGCCGATGCCACAGTGACTTTCTCAGGCATCAAGTTCGGAGTCATCAACTCGACCTTCTCTGCTTCGTCGTAA
- the JIP5 gene encoding WD repeat-containing protein jip5 (COG:S;~EggNog:ENOG410PGDQ;~InterPro:IPR015943,IPR036322;~go_function: GO:0005515 - protein binding [Evidence IEA]): MFDTVCTLPLSADLFAQALHPKEPVVSVGLSTGHVQTFRLPSEEVDSDDNNVASNSSARNGKGHIDTMWRTRRHKGSCRTLGFGIDGETLYSAGTDGLVKAAKAETGVVENKIAIPTEKDGSIDAPTVVHALSPQTLLLATDSSALHLYDLRKPYSTVSPRPEQSHHPHDDYISSLTPLPPSDTSTSGFSKQWVTTGGTTLAVTDLRRGVMMRSEDQEEELISSTYIGGLPASRSSRGEKVIIGGSSGVLTLWEKGAWDDQDERIYVERGGAEGGETLETISVVPDDLGKGKMIAVGVGTGMIKFVRIGANKVVSSIMHDETEGVVGLGFDAEGRMVSGGGQVVKVWHEALDEDSGDVELGSKRMMDSDSEGSDDDDSGDDSDRESRSGDKSRRKRKKAKGKDRTGGQHIMAFHDLD, translated from the exons ATGTTTGACACGGTCTGCACACTTCCGCTTTCTGCAGATTTATTCGCGCAGGCCCTTCATCCCAAAGAGCCTGTTGTCTCCGTCGGACTCTCGACCGGCCATGTGCAAACTTTTCGACTTCCGTCCGAAGAGGTCGACAGCGACGACAACAATGTCGCGTCTAACTCGTCGGCGCGGAATGGCAAGGGCCATATCGACACCATGTGGAGGACAAGACGGCACAAGGGCAGCTGTCGAACTTTAGGTTTTGGCATTGACGGGGAGACATTGTATTCCGCAGGGACAGACGGCTTGGTAAAAGCTGCAAAAGCGGAGACGGGCGTCGTGGAAAATAAGATTGCGATCCCTACAGAAAAGGATGG CTCTATCGATGCTCCGACAGTCGTCCATGCCCTGTCTCCTCAGACCCTTCTTCTCGCTACAGACTCAAGCGCATTGCATCTTTACGACCTTCGCAAGCCCTATTCGACTGTTTCACCACGCCCGGAGCAATCGCATCATCCTCACGATGACTACATCTCATCCCTTACTCCTCTACCACCCTCGGATACCAGTACATCAGGCTTCAGCAAGCAATGGGTTACGACTGGAGGTACGACGTTGGCCGTGACAGATCTGCGACGCGGAGTCATGATGCGCAGCGAAGACCAGGAGGAGGAACTGATCAGCTCAACATACATTGGCGGGTTGCCGGCCAGTCGAAGCAGCCGTGGTGAAAAGGTCATTATCGGCGGTTCCAGCGGAGTGTTAACTCTCTGGGAGAAAGGCGCCTGGGATGACCAAGACGAGCGTATCTATGTCGAGCGTGGTGGTGCTGAGGGTGGTGAGACTTTGGAAACCATTTCCGTTGTCCCAGATGACCTCGGAAAGGgcaagatgattgctgttgGCGTGGGCACCGGTATGATCAAGTTCGTCCGCATTGGTGCCAACAAGGTCGTCTCGTCCATCATGCACGACGAGACTGAAGGTGTTGTGGGGTTAGGATTTGACGCTGAGGGTCGTATGGTCAGCGGTGGTGGCCAGGTGGTAAAAGTCTGGCACGAAGCCTTGGATGAAGATTCTGGTGATGTCGAACTCGGTTCAAAGCGCATGATGGATAGTGATAGTGAAGGtagcgacgacgacgactcGGGTGATGACAGTGACCGCGAGAGTCGGTCTGGCGACAAGTCCCGCCGGAAGCGAAAGAAGGCCAAGGGCAAGGACCGCACGGGAGGACAGCacatcatggcattccatgatcttgattga
- a CDS encoding maleylacetate reductase (COG:C;~EggNog:ENOG410PM6E;~InterPro:IPR034786,IPR016435,IPR001670,IPR039697;~PFAM:PF13685,PF00465;~go_function: GO:0016491 - oxidoreductase activity [Evidence IEA];~go_function: GO:0018506 - maleylacetate reductase activity [Evidence IEA];~go_function: GO:0046872 - metal ion binding [Evidence IEA];~go_process: GO:0055114 - oxidation-reduction process [Evidence IEA]): MDAFEYNANPGRVIFGSGTIQKLPDEIARLSLKLPLVLSTPQQTSQANTVKNVLKDQIAGIFSDATMHTPTHVTDTAVKFAQEKGADSVISIGGGSTIGLGKAISFRTGLPHICIPTTYAGSEMTPILGETADGVKKTKSDPKILPGTVIYDVDLTMTLPTGMSATSGVNAIAHAVEALYARNTNPVINLMALEGTRALASSLPEIVENPSSQPARSLALYGAWLCGTCLGSVGMSIHHKLCHTLGGSFNLPHAETHTAVLPHAISYNVPNIPEATKKLADALPESNGDAIRGLNVLLEKLKVKRGVKDFGMKEEDVDKAADIAVSNPYWNPRPIERGPIRELIRRVWAGELARADL, translated from the exons ATGGACGCTTTCGAATACAACGCCAACCCCGGCCGGGTGATCTTCGGCAGCGGCACTATCCAGAAACTCCCCGATGAGATCGCCCGGCTCAGCCTCAAGCTGCCCCTGGTCCTCTCGACACCGCAGCAGACCAGCCAGGCCAACACTGTCAAGAATGTCCTGAAGGACCAGATCGCAGGCATCTTCTCGGATGCGACTATGCACACACCCACGCATGTCACAGACACAGCCGTCAAATTTGCGCAGGAGAAGGGTGCCGATTCGGTCATCTCCATCGGAGGTGGCAGCACTATTGGTCTGGGGAAGGCGATTAGCTTCCGCACGGGTCTGCCGCATATCTGTATCCCGACGACTTATGCGGGAAGTGAGATGACGCCCATCCTGGGAGAGACCGCAGATGGAGTTAAGAagaccaagtctgatcccaAGATCCTTCCCGGGACGGTGATCTATGATGTCGACTTAACCATGACCCTGCCCACGGGAATGAGCGCAACGAGTGGTGTCAATGCCATTGCTCATGCTG TCGAGGCCCTCTACGCCCGCAACACCAACCCCGTTATCAACCTGATGGCCCTTGAAGGAACTCGTGCCTTGGCCAGCTCCCTCCCCGAAATTGTGGAGAACCCATCCTCGCAACCTGCCCGCTCCCTGGCCCTTTACGGTGCCTGGCTGTGCGGAACCTGTCTAGGCAGCGTGGGTATGTCCATCCACCACAAGCTCTGCCACACACTTGGAGGCAGCTTCAACCTGCCCCACGCAGAGACTCACACTGCCGTGCTGCCGCATGCCATCTCGTACAATGTGCCTAACATCCCCGAGGCAACGAAGAAGCTGGCCGATGCTCTTCCCGAAAGCAACGGTGATGCGATCCGCGGGTTGAATGTTTTgttggagaagttgaaggtcaagcggggagtcaaggacTTCGGTATGAAAGAGGAGGACGTTGACAAGGCTGCTGATATTGCCGTGAGCAACCCGTACTGGAACCCCCGGCCGATTGAGCGTGGTCCAATCCGTGAGTTGATTCGGAGAGTTTGGGCTGGAGAGCTAGCGCGGGCGGATCTGTAG
- the DPH2 gene encoding 2-(3-amino-3-carboxypropyl)histidine synthase subunit 1/2 (BUSCO:EOG09262SI7;~COG:J;~EggNog:ENOG410PH60;~InterPro:IPR016435,IPR042263,IPR010014,IPR042265, IPR042264;~PFAM:PF01866;~go_process: GO:0017183 - peptidyl-diphthamide biosynthetic process from peptidyl-histidine [Evidence IEA]) → MGAEMEAAPVLSTPDDRILEATKPVVSHDPQRIASDEELCITYDIERTLKEIRQARYKRVALQFPDDMLPDAPRVFQLLSRGLNPATTTTSDGANGHSNGTENGDLAQSVTGLQVEDPADETPKLYILADTSYGTCCVDEVAAEHVNADVVVHYGRSCLSPTARLPVIYVFTHKPLPIEPVVRAFKATYPDPSTKVILAADVTYADHVPNLYVRLTKEGYTDLFATEIVHHPSSAIPNRSVPESVRESPDSLSEWQLFHISDPPTALLMTLASRVTAIHIYPTDKAEKEEDDVKPLEASTAAALRRRYAILTSLNTVPIFGILINTLSVKNYLHIVEHVKQKIADAGKKSYMFVVGKLNAAKVANFSEIGGWVVIGCWESSLVDSKDFWKPVITPFELELTLQGDTERVWTGAWQSDFQAVLDKPAETFSSETDGAADGDNDYDEDEEEEDSDFESAPPEFDLRTGKLVSHSRPMRDSAPRVSAQLDAAAASSGPNVARALARRAKGDLAMIGGTVSPGAEFLRSQRTWKGLGSDFDIRYDDEEENDRDSTLVVEGRKGIARGYTVGESIDKH, encoded by the coding sequence ATGGGCGCAGAAATGGAGGCAGCACCAGTGCTGTCCACCCCCGATGATCGAATCCTCGAAGCCACTAAGCCCGTCGTCTCCCACGATCCCCAGCGCATCGCGTCCGACGAAGAGCTCTGCATCACGTACGATATCGAGCGCACATTGAAAGAGATTCGCCAGGCCCGGTACAAGCGAGTTGCTCTACAATTTCCCGATGACATGCTACCAGATGCTCCGCGGGTATTCCAACTACTCAGTCGGGGACTGAACCCTGCGACAACGACTACCAGCGACGGCGCAAACGGTCACTCAAACGGAACGGAGAATGGGGATCTGGCGCAGTCTGTAACCGGTCTTCAGGTGGAGGATCCAGCGGACGAGACGCCAAAACTGTACATCCTGGCTGATACTTCCTACGGAACCTGCTGTGTCGACGAAGTGGCTGCGGAACATGTGAATGCGGACGTGGTGGTACACTATGGACGGTCTTGCTTGTCTCCAACGGCCCGATTGCCTGTCATTTATGTTTTCACACATAAGCCACTGCCCATCGAGCCAGTGGTTCGTGCCTTCAAGGCTACCTACCCAGACCCATCTACGAAAGTGATCCTGGCGGCGGATGTGACTTATGCGGACCACGTCCCCAACTTGTATGTTCGACTGACGAAGGAGGGATATACAGACTTGTTTGCTACGGAGATCGTTCACCACCCATCTTCTGCTATTCCCAATCGATCCGTGCCTGAGTCTGTCCGCGAAAGCCCCGATTCGTTGTCAGAATGGCAGCTATTCCATATTTCTGATCCTCCGACAGCCCTTCTTATGACCCTTGCATCTCGCGTTACTGCGATCCATATCTATCCCACGGACAAGgcggagaaggaagaggatgatgtGAAGCCACTAGAGGCATCGACAGCTGCCGCCTTGCGGCGACGGTACGCCATCTTGACCTCGCTAAACACCGTCCCTATCTTCGGTATCTTGATCAACACCCTGAGTGTTAAGAACTATCTTCACATCGTGGAACATGTTAAGCAGAAGATTGCGGATGCGGGCAAGAAGAGCTACATGTTCGTGGTTGGAAAGTTGAACGCGGCTAAAGTCGCTAATTTCAGCGAGATTGGCGGTTGGGTGGTCATCGGCTGCTGGGAGAGCTCCCTGGTGGACAGCAAAGATTTCTGGAAACCGGTTATCACCCCGTTTGAGTTAGAACTGACGCTCCAAGGGGATACGGAGCGGGTCTGGACGGGAGCATGGCAGAGCGATTTTCAAGCCGTCCTTGATAAACCGGCTGAAACTTTTTCATCGGAAACTGACGGTGCGGCTGACGGCGACAACGActacgatgaggatgaggaagaagaggactcAGACTTCGAATCCGCACCTCCAGAATTTGACTTGCGTACTGGCAAACTTGTCTCGCACTCACGTCCGATGCGGGATTCTGCACCCCGCGTTTCTGCCCAGCTTGATGCTGCGGCGGCGAGTAGTGGACCGAATGTTGCCCGGGCTTTAGCCAGACGGGCCAAAGGCGATCTTGCCATGATCGGCGGGACCGTTTCTCCAGGGGCGGAATTTCTACGATCTCAGCGGACGTGGAAGGGATTGGGCAGCGATTTCGACATCCGGtatgacgacgaggaggagaatGATCGGGATAGCACACTTGTGGTGGAAGGGCGCAAGGGTATTGCAAGGGGATACACCGTGGGAGAATCAATAGACAAGCATTGA
- a CDS encoding uncharacterized protein (COG:S;~EggNog:ENOG410PPY3): MSIVYNPASAHTLQSYSSIMVEDKQRGLVETALGQSAVPAQRSLSTFERVITTHAPILESLLLQSPTDSILQLYHTSRYLRNFLKSYPTAWKYLSFRLYYPSGTPPPPVRVVLPGHLDPESQRQSRPYALDQLLMTVAIPCSPCLRSLELDNTAVSGQILISTVLHSRRETLEHLSVRGCKNVSLKYHIVPYLTMFGLQYDVDMARNIGSSPATKPLALKSLYTYRCRHHRRRPYLTSSLQRKDSDSEPTHELVTLCHKLGIWTDTAWCSTPAGRCFRRRGYVQMRVPQGSAEVWVVFDRLWRSKNWIGPVDQGSRSSKQDGKLWEHSETGAFGEALGTGEGGDPGEGKTLPAHLRQSHTRFVENIRCDNCLEVIPERCEQCSILMHCIGCRKTLCASCAYERPYVHRVSRSSASVDDAPQPFWWAPGATVSPCSMQDPAQHAAYISNQPSSYPALKFHWCCTEPIFSGGGGISIGTPNREVDQVRAVPLPRGQGWEDVEYSTNEFSKTFPKYAYGDPKKPDYSLETGHIAMMKWLLGPPDRKISPCPRNLCQECYDSPQWKVHCKTCSKPLCIEHDLRGLRLRICGYRDLALEKLAIQEHDGTGSFDHIPQESSSSAFDLPYRPQRLVDSTTSSFTDDQPGDNLTEANTPLFQHTDPTESDELVRRGSRSFSASNSNGSRSSSPSSLYCDSPMEPPKWQGCQSFFCPQHRAVGDQRQRCGSLLFECTSCSVNVCQDCISRNPPCNCSYCESNYLCPNCARIYERDGTCQRRVEEKARQERKWKKDMRALEGILEDKIANEIAEFAGQFFDAIEQEQPGVSVEQVEDIGLSG, encoded by the coding sequence ATGTCTATCGTTTACAACCCGGCATCTGCACACACGTTACAGTCGTACAGCAGCATCATGGTGGAAGATAAACAACGGGGCCTGGTGGAAACCGCCCTGGGACAATCGGCGGTTCCGGCTCAGCGATCTCTATCGACCTTCGAACGAGTGATCACCACGCATGCTCCCATTCTCGAATCTCTTTTACTTCAGTCTCCTACGGATTCCATCTTGCAGCTCTACCATACCTCACGATACTTACGAAACTTCCTCAAATCCTACCCAACAGCATGGAAATACCTCTCGTTCCGCTTATACTACCCATCTGGcacgccgccgccgcctgTCCGAGTCGTCCTCCCCGGCCATCTAGATCCAGAGAGTCAACGCCAGTCACGTCCGTATGCCCTCGATCAGTTGTTGATGACGGTGGCCATCCCGTGCAGTCCGTGTCTGCGGAGCTTGGAGCTGGATAATACGGCTGTTTCGGGTCAGATACTTATCTCGACGGTCTTGCATTCACGACGAGAGACGCTGGAGCATCTATCCGTTCGGGGGTGCAAGAATGTTTCGCTGAAGTACCATATTGTTCCGTATCTGACCATGTTTGGGTTACAATACGATGTGGACATGGCACGGAATATTGGTAGTTCACCTGCTACGAAGCCGCTTGCCCTTAAGAGTCTCTACACCTATCGTTGCCGTCATCATCGACGGAGACCATATCTTACGTCCTCTCTGCAAAGGAAGGATTCGGACTCAGAACCAACTCATGAGCTGGTGACTCTCTGTCACAAGTTGGGCATCTGGACGGATACGGCTTGGTGTTCTACCCCCGCAGGACGGTGCTTCCGACGACGGGGATATGTCCAAATGAGAGTTCCCCAGGGGTCTGCAGAGGTCTGGGTGGTATTTGACCGGCTCTGGCGATCCAAGAACTGGATCGGCCCTGTGGACCAGGGAAGCCGGTCTTCAAAGCAGGATGGAAAGTTATGGGAGCACAGCGAGACTGGGGCATTTGGCGAAGCTTTGGGGACCGGGGAAGGAGGTGATCCGGGTGAGGGCAAGACCTTGCCTGCCCATCTTCGTCAAAGCCACACACGCTTCGTTGAGAACATTCGGTGTGACAATTGCTTGGAGGTAATTCCGGAGCGGTGTGAGCAATGCAGCATCCTGATGCACTGTATTGGGTGTCGAAAGACTCTCTGTGCAAGCTGTGCATACGAGAGGCCTTATGTCCATCGCGTATCCCGGTCATCGGCATCTGTAGATGATGCTCCTCAGCCATTCTGGTGGGCACCGGGAGCGACTGTCTCGCCGTGTTCCATGCAGGACCCTGCGCAACATGCCGCCTACATCTCGAACCAGCCCAGCTCGTATCCCGCACTCAAGTTCCATTGGTGTTGCACGGAACCCATCTTCTCCGGAGGCGGTGGGATCAGCATTGGCACTCCCAATCGGGAAGTTGATCAGGTGCGCGCTGTTCCTCTGCCCCGGGGACAGGGctgggaggatgttgaatatTCGACCAATGAATTCAGCAAGACGTTTCCGAAATACGCCTACGGCGATCCAAAGAAACCGGATTACTCGCTCGAAACGGGGCACATCGCCATGATGAAATGGTTATTGGGCCCACCGGATCGGAAGATCTCGCCCTGTCCGCGCAATCTGTGTCAGGAATGCTATGATTCTCCCCAGTGGAAGGTCCATTGCAAGACGTGCTCGAAGCCGTTGTGCATTGAACATGACCTCCGGGGACTGCGTCTGCGGATATGTGGGTATCGCGATCTTGCTTTGGAGAAGCTGGCCATTCAAGAACATGATGGCACCGGCTCTTTTGATCATATTCCGCAAGAAAGTTCCAGTTCTGCATTCGACCTTCCGTATCGACCACAGCGCTTGGTTGACTCGACCACGAGCAGCTTCACGGATGATCAGCCGGGCGATAATCTGACTGAAGCGAACACTCCTCTATTCCAGCATACAGATCCTACCGAATCTGACGAGCTTGTACGACGCGGCTCAAGGAGCTTCTCAGCCTCAAACTCGAACGGATCTCGCTCTTCGTCACCCTCATCACTGTATTGCGACTCACCGATGGAGCCACCAAAATGGCAGGGATGTCAGTCATTCTTCTGCCCCCAGCACCGCGCGGTAGGCGACCAACGGCAACGCTGCGGTAGCCTCCTCTTCGAATGCACATCTTGCTCAGTCAACGTGTGCCAAGACTGCATCTCGCGGAATCCACCCTGTAACTGCTCGTACTGCGAGTCAAACTATCTCTGTCCGAACTGCGCCCGGATCTACGAGCGAGACGGGACGTGTCAACGACGAGTCGAGGAAAAGGCACGACAGGAGCGGAAGTGGAAGAAGGACATGCGAGCGTTGGAGGGGATCCTCGAAGATAAAATTGCAAATGAGATCGCCGAGTTTGCAGGGCAATTCTTCGATGCGATTGAGCAGGAACAGCCTGGGGTATCCGTGGAGCAGGTTGAGGATATTGGACTGTCGGGTTGA
- a CDS encoding NudC domain-containing protein (COG:T;~EggNog:ENOG410PPHK;~InterPro:IPR008978,IPR007052,IPR037898;~PFAM:PF04969), whose translation MADEKPPAPAETAAREQEEKDRKAREDAEQAQLPYKWTQTIRDVEVTIPVPGNLKGRDLDVVLAKDKIKVAVKGQEAIIEGQFPHPILTDESSWTLETTPTPPGKEIAIHLDKVNKMNWWAHVVTTAPKIDVSKITPENSNLSDLDGQTRAMVEKMMYDQRQKEMGKPSSEEQKKMDILRKFQAEHPEMDFSNAQIG comes from the exons ATGGCTGACGAAAAACCCCCCGCCCCCGCCGAAACCGCCGCCCgcgaacaagaagaaaaagaccGCAAGGCTCGCGAAGACGCCGAACAAGCCCAACTCCCCTACAAATGGACCCAGACCATCCGCGACGTCGAAGTTACGATCCCTGTGCCTGGGAATCTGAAGGGCAGGGATTTGGATGTCGTGCTGGCCAAGGATAAGATCAAGGTTGCTGTGAAGGGACAGGAGGCTATTATTGAG GGCCAATTCCCCCACCCTATCCTCACCGACGAATCCTCCTGGACCCTCGAAACCACCCCAACACCACCCGGCAAAGAAATCGCCATCCACCTCGACAAAGTCAACAAGATGAACTGGTGGGCGCACGTGGTGACGACGGCACCCAAGATCGATGTGAGCAAGATCACGCCCGAGAACTCGAATCTGAGCGATTTGGACGGGCAGACGAGGGCAATGGTGGAGAAAATGATGTATGATCAGAGGCAGAAGGAGATGGGGAAGCCGAGTAGtgaggagcagaagaagatggaTATTTTGAGGAAGTTTCAGGCAGAGCATCCTG AAATGGACTTTTCGAATGCGCAGATTGGGTAG